A section of the Selenomonas sp. AB3002 genome encodes:
- a CDS encoding ATP-binding protein, whose translation MQALESIEDWDIREYVRSTARKCGVNLDNLTKGEVVPFPRPLKGVYELSEAKIREYNRELAEVEEAQEQCSCCEGCSCQHKDKWKNLMVKAECWNDEVHLALNNCKFTQQKSRDKKLKSLMEAAHIPEKYREDTWEDLTIQQGNMRAVALAKKAVQDGRSLYLWGKCGTGKTKLTSVIANERLKKGLPVLFVSLPELYSGIKANFEKGGNSRELLELVKKAECLILDDMGASNRTEWSVGILQELVDYRYANDLQTIITSNNSMAEMKSYLVIRDKQGKPIDEKQSARITSRFEEMCHMAKLDTPSFRQKQEDILR comes from the coding sequence ATGCAAGCACTGGAAAGCATAGAGGATTGGGATATCAGGGAGTATGTACGCTCTACAGCCCGGAAGTGTGGGGTGAACCTAGATAACCTTACCAAGGGGGAAGTGGTGCCTTTCCCAAGGCCACTCAAGGGTGTGTATGAGCTATCCGAGGCGAAGATTCGGGAGTACAACCGGGAGCTGGCCGAGGTGGAGGAAGCACAGGAGCAGTGCAGCTGCTGCGAGGGATGTTCCTGCCAGCACAAGGACAAGTGGAAAAATCTCATGGTAAAAGCTGAGTGCTGGAATGATGAAGTCCATCTGGCTCTCAACAACTGCAAGTTCACACAGCAAAAGAGCAGGGATAAGAAACTCAAGTCCTTGATGGAGGCTGCCCATATACCTGAGAAATACAGGGAAGACACATGGGAAGACCTCACAATACAACAGGGCAATATGCGGGCCGTAGCCCTTGCAAAAAAGGCTGTGCAGGATGGCAGGAGCCTTTATCTATGGGGCAAGTGCGGAACTGGCAAGACTAAGCTGACTTCCGTAATTGCCAATGAGCGGCTGAAAAAGGGGCTGCCTGTTTTGTTTGTCTCTCTGCCGGAGTTATACAGTGGGATCAAGGCAAATTTTGAAAAGGGTGGCAACAGCCGTGAGTTGCTGGAGCTTGTGAAGAAAGCCGAATGCCTGATTCTGGATGATATGGGAGCCAGCAATCGGACGGAGTGGTCGGTGGGGATCCTGCAAGAGCTGGTTGATTACCGCTATGCCAATGACTTGCAGACCATTATAACCTCGAACAATTCCATGGCTGAAATGAAATCCTATCTGGTAATAAGGGACAAACAGGGCAAGCCAATAGATGAGAAGCAGTCAGCCAGGATAACATCACGCTTTGAAGAAATGTGCCACATGGCAAAGTTAGATACGCCGAGTTTCCGGCAGAAGCAGGAGGACATTCTACGATGA
- a CDS encoding replication initiator protein A produces MRFKEQDIDNEQFYQLAKSLFSYKCFDGLSLTAKVIYAFLKDRMELSRDNGWVEENGDIFLMFSYSFMAELLAISKSTVSREFQNLIRYGLIETISIDKSGAQKIYINRIEPPKSMADVHDFEQRLNKAGMDRLKKEAQELIAEAYSRGERLSMDEAKAKILTSIKGAKYNPTRFTGATPRFKSKNTRCRGETGRSVDETTRFTPATSPVSPVKHNKTDIYSDTDIERLKREKNTTTTTTGAAPKDDPLQKIILSYRDNISPMVGPVVTNELAKLCKEYEAEQVNDSITEAALSAKGEVSVKYLRAILSRWNKEGREKAPRAVAMNNKPAMTENAPEPDEVYDDDGNPLPPPLPGENAQEYFNRVGISV; encoded by the coding sequence TTGAGATTCAAAGAGCAGGACATTGATAATGAGCAGTTTTACCAGCTGGCCAAGAGCCTTTTCAGCTATAAATGCTTTGATGGCTTGAGCCTGACGGCCAAAGTGATTTATGCCTTTTTGAAAGACCGCATGGAATTGTCCCGGGATAACGGCTGGGTTGAGGAAAACGGCGATATTTTCCTGATGTTCAGCTACAGCTTCATGGCTGAACTGTTGGCCATAAGCAAGTCTACTGTAAGCCGGGAATTCCAGAACCTGATAAGGTACGGCCTCATTGAGACAATCTCGATTGACAAGAGCGGGGCACAGAAGATATATATCAATCGCATAGAGCCACCGAAGTCGATGGCTGATGTGCACGATTTCGAGCAGCGTCTGAACAAGGCAGGTATGGATCGTCTGAAAAAAGAGGCACAGGAACTGATTGCCGAGGCCTATTCCAGGGGAGAGAGGCTTTCCATGGATGAGGCCAAGGCGAAAATACTCACGAGCATCAAGGGCGCAAAGTATAATCCTACCCGTTTCACTGGTGCAACACCCCGTTTCAAGAGTAAGAATACCCGTTGCAGGGGTGAAACGGGCCGTTCCGTAGATGAAACGACCCGTTTCACCCCTGCAACATCCCCCGTTTCACCAGTGAAACATAATAAGACTGATATATATAGTGATACTGATATAGAGAGACTGAAAAGAGAAAAAAATACTACGACTACTACCACAGGGGCAGCCCCGAAGGATGACCCCTTGCAGAAGATCATCTTGTCCTATCGGGATAATATCTCCCCCATGGTGGGACCGGTAGTCACCAATGAGCTGGCGAAGCTCTGCAAAGAGTACGAGGCAGAGCAGGTCAATGATTCCATCACAGAGGCTGCCTTGTCTGCCAAGGGCGAGGTGAGTGTCAAGTATCTGCGGGCTATTCTAAGCCGTTGGAACAAAGAAGGGAGGGAAAAAGCTCCAAGAGCAGTTGCTATGAACAATAAGCCCGCTATGACAGAGAATGCCCCGGAGCCTGATGAAGTATACGATGATGATGGTAATCCGTTGCCACCGCCTCTGCCCGGGGAAAATGCCCAGGAATATTTCAACCGTGTCGGTATCAGTGTATAG
- a CDS encoding M23 family metallopeptidase, with protein sequence MSLKRKIAVLFVAIMAGMSSLAMAADLPVTSPFGWRVHPLTGTWKFHAGVDLGYETGSGVPALWDGQVVQCGNFGDGYGNQVMLYHAAVDAYTRYAHLSAIYVNGGDGVSQGQVIGAVGATGNVTGPHLHLELIARGDDGSYQYMNPLDLWK encoded by the coding sequence ATGAGTCTGAAACGAAAGATAGCAGTCCTGTTTGTGGCTATCATGGCAGGGATGTCCAGCCTTGCCATGGCAGCAGACCTGCCTGTGACATCGCCTTTTGGCTGGCGGGTTCATCCTCTCACCGGTACATGGAAATTTCATGCTGGAGTAGACTTGGGCTATGAAACCGGCTCCGGCGTTCCGGCTCTCTGGGATGGGCAGGTTGTTCAGTGTGGCAATTTCGGCGATGGCTATGGCAATCAGGTCATGCTTTACCATGCGGCAGTGGATGCCTACACGAGATATGCTCACCTGTCGGCCATCTATGTGAATGGAGGCGATGGTGTCAGCCAAGGGCAGGTTATTGGAGCCGTGGGAGCCACCGGGAACGTGACGGGGCCGCATTTGCATCTGGAACTTATTGCCAGAGGGGACGATGGTTCGTATCAGTATATGAATCCTCTGGACTTATGGAAATGA